The following proteins come from a genomic window of Synergistaceae bacterium:
- a CDS encoding sel1 repeat family protein — MKKFLAVLCLLLMALPVYAEEDLNMDAIQEGIEKGDPEAINALGVVYYEGTNGMKKDYAKALELFTKAADAGDATALTNIGRMYYLGRGVRKDSKKAAEYFTKAAEKGELEAIYNIALMYDNGEGGYKQDKKKAAELYRQASEAGYMEAQSNLASMYYTGEGVPQDKEQAFFWYSKAAEQGEAKSQYNVAIMYAKGEGVKQDDALAREWMKKAADQGYEDAINELKKAGESETVQ, encoded by the coding sequence ATGAAAAAATTTCTTGCTGTGTTATGTCTTTTGCTTATGGCACTTCCTGTTTACGCTGAGGAAGATTTGAACATGGACGCGATTCAGGAGGGAATCGAGAAGGGCGACCCTGAAGCAATTAACGCGCTTGGAGTTGTCTACTACGAAGGCACCAACGGAATGAAGAAGGATTACGCGAAGGCACTAGAGCTTTTCACAAAGGCCGCCGACGCAGGAGACGCAACCGCGCTGACAAACATCGGGCGCATGTACTACTTAGGCAGGGGAGTCAGGAAGGACTCAAAGAAAGCCGCAGAATATTTCACGAAGGCCGCCGAAAAAGGAGAGCTTGAAGCAATATACAACATCGCATTGATGTACGACAACGGCGAGGGAGGCTACAAGCAGGACAAGAAGAAAGCCGCCGAACTTTACAGGCAGGCATCAGAGGCGGGATATATGGAGGCACAAAGCAATCTTGCCTCAATGTATTACACCGGCGAGGGAGTCCCGCAGGACAAAGAGCAGGCGTTCTTCTGGTACAGCAAAGCGGCTGAACAGGGCGAGGCAAAATCACAGTACAACGTAGCAATCATGTACGCTAAAGGCGAGGGTGTGAAACAGGATGACGCATTAGCGCGTGAATGGATGAAGAAGGCCGCCGATCAGGGCTACGAGGACGCAATCAACGAGCTGAAAAAAGCCGGGGAGTCAGAGACTGTACAATGA
- a CDS encoding RNHCP domain-containing protein: MNRENKRRSLDKNYYRTHPCEEGFTCKVCGWKVNPPLYGERHRNHCPNCLASLHLDNEPGDRESGCGGIMDAIGVWVRNNGEWAVIHRCRRCGHLSSNHIAPDDNPLKLISVAVKPIAFPPFPIERIEEMAK; this comes from the coding sequence ATGAACAGAGAGAACAAGCGCAGGAGTCTCGACAAAAATTATTACAGGACTCATCCCTGCGAGGAAGGTTTTACGTGCAAAGTTTGCGGCTGGAAAGTTAATCCCCCGCTTTATGGCGAACGTCATCGGAATCACTGCCCTAACTGCCTTGCGAGTCTCCATCTCGACAATGAGCCGGGCGACAGGGAATCAGGCTGCGGGGGAATAATGGACGCTATTGGCGTTTGGGTCAGGAACAACGGAGAATGGGCAGTCATTCACAGGTGCAGGCGGTGCGGTCATCTCAGCTCGAATCACATTGCCCCCGATGACAATCCGCTGAAATTAATATCAGTCGCGGTGAAGCCGATAGCATTTCCGCCGTTCCCGATTGAACGCATTGAGGAAATGGCAAAGTAA
- the udp gene encoding uridine phosphorylase yields MKQYHIELDESQSAKYCILPGDPKRCEKIARHFDNPEFVADNREFMTWAGTLRGERVLTTSTGIGGPSAAIAMEELTAVGVKTFIRVGTCGGINMKVRSSDIVIATGAIRSDGTGREYAPIEFPAVADFGVTAALVDAAKSLGERWHTGVVQSKDSFYGQHSPKRMPVSYELLSKWEAWKRLGVLASEMESSTLFVVASALGVKCGSVLNVIWNQERESAGLIDPDNFDTERGIRVAVKAIESLIEYERQHKEEE; encoded by the coding sequence ATGAAACAATATCATATTGAGCTTGACGAGTCACAGTCAGCAAAATACTGCATACTTCCCGGAGACCCTAAACGCTGTGAGAAGATCGCCCGGCATTTCGATAATCCCGAATTTGTAGCAGACAACCGCGAGTTCATGACGTGGGCAGGGACTCTCAGAGGCGAGAGAGTCCTCACAACATCAACGGGAATCGGCGGGCCTTCAGCGGCTATAGCGATGGAGGAACTGACAGCAGTCGGCGTAAAGACATTCATTCGTGTTGGCACATGCGGCGGGATAAATATGAAGGTGAGAAGCTCGGATATTGTCATTGCTACGGGGGCAATACGTTCTGACGGAACAGGTCGCGAATATGCCCCGATAGAGTTTCCTGCGGTCGCTGATTTCGGGGTTACGGCGGCTCTTGTTGACGCGGCGAAAAGTCTCGGCGAAAGATGGCACACGGGAGTCGTTCAGTCAAAAGACTCATTCTACGGCCAGCACTCGCCCAAAAGAATGCCCGTAAGCTATGAGCTTCTCAGCAAGTGGGAAGCATGGAAGAGACTCGGAGTCCTCGCCAGCGAGATGGAGTCATCGACTCTCTTTGTCGTAGCGTCAGCATTGGGCGTAAAGTGCGGGAGCGTCCTCAATGTCATATGGAATCAGGAGCGCGAGTCAGCCGGGCTTATTGACCCGGACAATTTCGACACCGAGCGCGGAATACGCGTAGCCGTCAAAGCAATCGAATCCCTGATAGAATATGAGCGTCAGCACAAAGAGGAGGAGTAA
- a CDS encoding Mrp/NBP35 family ATP-binding protein, protein MANCNHDCEHCGSSCGERTTESLMFANNPVSSIKNVIGVVSGKGGVGKSLVTGLLACEMNRRGYKTAILDADITGPSVPKMFGIHGAVLSDGHYIQPAVSKNGTKIISMNLCLPDETQPVVWRGPVLGGVLQQFWEEVEWGKVDFMFADMPPGTGDVPLTVYQSLPLKGIIIVTTPQELVSMIVKKAVNMAGIMNIPVLGIVSNMAYFECPDCGKKHYIFGRNESGLDVMSEIPIMPELAGLCDSGRIEESDAGKYLANVADSLEKI, encoded by the coding sequence ATGGCAAACTGCAATCATGACTGCGAGCATTGCGGCTCATCATGCGGAGAACGCACAACCGAGTCGCTCATGTTCGCGAACAACCCTGTAAGCAGTATCAAGAACGTAATCGGAGTCGTAAGCGGGAAAGGCGGAGTCGGGAAATCTCTCGTTACGGGCTTGCTTGCGTGCGAAATGAATCGCCGGGGCTACAAGACAGCAATACTTGACGCGGATATTACCGGGCCTTCAGTGCCGAAAATGTTCGGGATTCACGGTGCTGTATTGTCGGACGGGCATTATATTCAGCCTGCGGTGAGCAAGAACGGGACGAAAATCATCTCCATGAATTTGTGCCTGCCTGATGAGACTCAGCCGGTAGTTTGGCGCGGGCCTGTGCTGGGCGGAGTGCTTCAGCAGTTCTGGGAGGAAGTCGAATGGGGAAAAGTCGATTTCATGTTCGCCGACATGCCCCCCGGAACCGGCGATGTTCCTTTGACGGTGTACCAGTCGTTGCCGCTGAAGGGGATAATCATCGTAACGACTCCGCAGGAACTCGTCAGCATGATCGTCAAGAAAGCCGTGAACATGGCCGGGATAATGAATATTCCTGTGCTGGGAATCGTGTCGAACATGGCGTATTTTGAGTGTCCTGACTGCGGGAAGAAGCACTACATTTTCGGGAGGAATGAGTCGGGGCTTGATGTGATGTCGGAGATTCCCATAATGCCGGAATTAGCCGGGCTTTGTGACTCCGGGAGAATTGAAGAGTCTGACGCGGGGAAATATCTTGCGAATGTCGCGGACTCACTGGAGAAGATTTAG
- the secG gene encoding preprotein translocase subunit SecG, whose translation MRTLLALIHIVVSVMMIFAVLIQQRKQGGFSGVFGGGTQADTGQWQRFTGLTKLTIILAVVFMLTSFFIVFIN comes from the coding sequence ATGCGTACATTATTGGCATTGATTCATATTGTCGTGTCGGTCATGATGATTTTCGCCGTCCTCATTCAGCAGCGCAAGCAGGGCGGTTTCTCAGGCGTTTTCGGCGGAGGCACTCAGGCTGACACAGGGCAGTGGCAGAGATTCACCGGACTGACGAAATTAACCATCATCCTCGCGGTAGTCTTCATGCTCACGTCATTCTTCATCGTATTCATAAACTAA
- a CDS encoding nicotinate phosphoribosyltransferase encodes MLNSLRDVTALKVNPERLRSASHDEIKSGATTDIYFINTRDVLSSVSKLDTVVTAEIFARTTGMFAGLGEVLELLKASPVTVEAMKEGEYFTPKEVVMRIIGPYGAFGYHETNLLGLLASSSAWATAARECVEAAGGKPVLVFGARHIHPAIAPVMESVAVQFGGCSAASCILGAKLCGREPSGTVPHAAVLIMGDTLKLAEAYDAVMPPEVGRTFLVDTFHDECEEALRLAHAMGDRLGAVRLDTPGERGGVTAELVREMRYRLNHEGFSKVKIVVSGGLNPERIKLLAEAGADIFGVGSYIAHAVPMDMTMDLKVVDGKAVAKRGRLPGILENKRLIRVK; translated from the coding sequence GTGCTAAATTCCCTCAGAGATGTTACAGCCCTGAAGGTAAATCCCGAAAGACTCCGCAGTGCCTCCCATGACGAAATCAAATCAGGCGCAACGACAGATATTTACTTCATCAACACACGCGACGTATTGTCGTCCGTCAGCAAACTTGACACAGTAGTTACAGCCGAAATTTTTGCCCGTACAACAGGAATGTTTGCGGGACTCGGTGAAGTGCTAGAGCTGCTGAAAGCCTCGCCCGTAACAGTCGAGGCCATGAAGGAAGGCGAGTACTTTACCCCGAAAGAAGTCGTGATGAGAATCATCGGGCCTTACGGGGCATTCGGCTACCACGAGACAAATTTACTCGGACTCCTTGCAAGCTCATCAGCCTGGGCGACTGCCGCCCGTGAATGTGTCGAGGCCGCCGGAGGAAAGCCCGTTCTTGTGTTCGGTGCGCGTCATATTCACCCGGCAATAGCTCCTGTGATGGAGTCGGTTGCGGTTCAGTTCGGGGGATGCTCCGCCGCAAGCTGTATACTCGGCGCGAAACTCTGCGGGCGCGAGCCTTCCGGGACTGTTCCTCATGCCGCAGTGCTGATTATGGGCGACACTCTGAAACTTGCTGAGGCTTACGACGCTGTAATGCCCCCGGAAGTAGGCCGTACGTTTCTTGTTGACACTTTTCACGACGAATGCGAAGAGGCTCTGAGGCTTGCTCATGCTATGGGCGACAGACTCGGCGCGGTGAGGCTCGACACTCCCGGCGAAAGAGGCGGAGTCACGGCGGAGCTTGTGCGGGAAATGCGCTACAGGCTGAATCATGAGGGCTTCAGCAAAGTCAAGATAGTAGTCTCAGGCGGACTCAATCCCGAACGCATAAAACTGTTAGCCGAGGCAGGAGCTGACATTTTCGGAGTCGGAAGCTATATCGCTCACGCCGTCCCAATGGATATGACGATGGATCTGAAAGTTGTTGACGGGAAAGCAGTCGCAAAAAGAGGAAGACTCCCCGGCATTCTTGAAAACAAACGGCTGATTAGGGTAAAATAA
- the rplM gene encoding 50S ribosomal protein L13: MTGSSSYLAKPGQVERKWYVIDAADRSIGRLAAVISRILTGKNKPTYTPHVDTGDYVIVINAAKVKLTGNKASQSTWHYHSGHPGGYKSRTWGDLVKAKPAELFRHVVKGMLPRNRLKYDSKLKVYAGSEHPHSAQNPVTLEI, from the coding sequence ATGACAGGCAGCAGTTCATACTTGGCCAAACCCGGCCAGGTTGAAAGAAAATGGTACGTAATTGACGCGGCTGACAGGTCAATAGGACGGCTTGCGGCTGTAATCTCGCGCATACTTACAGGCAAGAACAAGCCCACATATACCCCGCACGTTGACACAGGCGACTACGTAATCGTCATCAACGCGGCGAAAGTCAAGCTCACAGGGAACAAGGCTTCCCAGTCAACATGGCACTATCATTCAGGCCATCCCGGCGGCTACAAGTCGCGGACATGGGGAGACCTCGTGAAGGCCAAGCCCGCAGAATTATTCCGCCACGTCGTGAAAGGAATGCTCCCGCGAAACAGGCTGAAATATGACAGCAAGCTCAAAGTTTACGCAGGCTCAGAGCATCCGCACTCGGCGCAGAATCCCGTAACGCTTGAGATTTAG
- the rpsI gene encoding 30S ribosomal protein S9, giving the protein MAEDKYIWGTGRRKNALARVRICTGTGEIKINGREVEEYFPRLVWQTQVYQSLKTAGVEGRVDVFVNASGGGLTGQAGAVKLGIARALIKLNPDFRPALKKEGLLTRDPRMVERKKFGQKGARGKRQYSKR; this is encoded by the coding sequence ATGGCAGAAGACAAATACATATGGGGAACAGGCCGCAGAAAGAACGCGTTAGCCCGCGTGAGAATCTGCACAGGAACAGGCGAAATCAAGATAAACGGGCGCGAGGTTGAAGAGTATTTCCCGCGCTTGGTGTGGCAGACTCAGGTTTACCAGTCGCTGAAGACAGCAGGCGTTGAGGGACGTGTTGACGTTTTCGTGAACGCCTCAGGCGGAGGACTCACAGGCCAGGCAGGAGCGGTGAAACTGGGGATCGCGAGGGCGTTAATCAAGCTCAATCCCGATTTCCGTCCGGCACTCAAGAAAGAAGGACTCCTCACAAGAGACCCGCGAATGGTTGAGCGCAAGAAGTTCGGCCAGAAGGGTGCAAGAGGAAAGAGACAGTACTCGAAGCGTTAA
- a CDS encoding DUF4230 domain-containing protein, with protein MTAAIALVLVLAVSITVNVMLVMRKKVDKNRSVRTAIMSGIENVSELATVREKFQSIVSFSDGVKIPGLNMNFPGTNRKFMLKYYGTIVCGCDLSKAKVSERFDTNKVRITLPHSEVLDVYADVHSFEVFDQRAGIFTSVKLEDQNREVNADLEKVKVHELEKGILAHSDENVRKILTSVVASTGMQAEIVFTEKEKGAGELGAGTVLQLEESISE; from the coding sequence TTGACGGCGGCAATAGCATTGGTGTTAGTCTTGGCTGTGTCAATCACAGTGAATGTAATGCTCGTAATGCGGAAGAAAGTCGACAAAAACCGCTCTGTGAGGACGGCTATAATGTCGGGTATTGAGAATGTCAGCGAGCTTGCCACAGTTCGCGAAAAATTCCAGTCCATAGTGTCATTCTCTGACGGCGTGAAAATTCCCGGCCTCAACATGAATTTTCCCGGCACTAACCGAAAATTTATGCTGAAATATTACGGGACAATAGTATGCGGGTGCGACCTGTCAAAAGCGAAAGTGTCAGAGAGATTCGACACAAACAAAGTAAGAATCACCCTGCCTCACAGCGAGGTGCTTGACGTATACGCGGATGTTCACAGCTTTGAAGTGTTCGATCAGAGAGCCGGAATATTCACGAGCGTGAAACTTGAGGATCAGAACAGGGAAGTAAACGCGGATCTTGAGAAAGTGAAAGTTCATGAGCTTGAGAAAGGAATCCTTGCCCACTCTGACGAAAACGTGAGGAAAATATTAACGTCAGTAGTTGCCTCAACAGGAATGCAGGCGGAAATAGTTTTCACGGAGAAGGAAAAAGGCGCGGGCGAACTCGGAGCGGGTACAGTCTTGCAGCTTGAGGAGTCAATATCAGAGTAA
- a CDS encoding phosphoethanolamine transferase: MEKKQSIWRMLLWQSGYFDTPEFDSHRRFIFWMFALGLTYLSRIMANPITALVDSEEIFRLIVDGLRILCVVIVLADIILHVLLHKFRLVHRIVKAVIIAAGIIMTAADLFMLWYWHRPFDTKILDIVLSARVNESFEFFRTYITDGGFILFIIGTVAAILIMYRLRKAVLLFTAIMIVTAFQEVIMFPAIFNAFYLTPRNANYLSIYRMASMIQTVRAERLEYRAILDGKPKEITLTRNDSSIPYTVFILGEATARNHMSLYGYHLPTTPRLDRRKQEGGLHVFTDVIAPHSYTVIVLEKLFNFYRYGGTGKWFTYTNIFSILKAAGVHTAWLSNQERNTFYYPGTLYSNACDFVAYVDTRYDWYFVRSYDGELLPLLDDVIEKSAEKNFCVLHLIGTHSDYSKRYPPEYAKFTASDMTGGWDGITDRQQQIRAEYDNAMLYNDFIVDEIIRRFEDKNAVVIYLSDHGQEVFDEYNFMSHGGEEPYRNIIEIPFVIWTSLKFRQAYPELEARIAASVNRPYMTDDMIHTLLDLMGIETAEYDPAKSVINPNFDSSRQRIYAGMLYDKDKGLHHVPGIHFANDANPGGMVIE; encoded by the coding sequence ATGGAAAAGAAACAAAGCATTTGGCGCATGTTATTGTGGCAGTCAGGATATTTCGACACGCCGGAGTTTGACAGCCACAGGCGTTTTATCTTCTGGATGTTCGCGCTTGGACTCACCTATCTTTCCCGGATAATGGCCAATCCCATAACAGCACTTGTTGACTCTGAGGAAATTTTCCGGCTTATTGTTGACGGACTAAGGATACTCTGTGTTGTCATAGTTCTTGCTGACATTATTCTTCATGTTCTTCTGCACAAGTTCAGGCTTGTTCACAGGATAGTGAAAGCAGTCATAATCGCCGCTGGAATTATTATGACTGCCGCGGACTTGTTCATGCTCTGGTACTGGCACAGGCCGTTCGACACGAAAATACTTGACATCGTTCTTTCGGCCAGGGTAAACGAGAGCTTCGAATTTTTCAGGACATACATCACTGACGGAGGCTTTATTCTCTTCATAATCGGAACTGTTGCGGCAATCCTCATAATGTACCGCTTGCGGAAAGCCGTGCTGCTTTTCACTGCCATAATGATTGTAACCGCGTTTCAGGAAGTAATAATGTTCCCGGCGATATTCAATGCGTTCTACCTCACACCGCGCAACGCAAATTACCTCAGCATATACCGCATGGCCTCAATGATTCAGACTGTCCGCGCTGAAAGGCTCGAATACCGCGCCATTCTTGACGGGAAGCCCAAAGAGATCACACTGACCCGCAACGACTCTTCAATCCCCTACACGGTGTTCATACTCGGCGAGGCTACAGCAAGGAATCACATGTCGCTTTACGGCTATCATCTCCCGACAACACCGAGACTTGACAGGCGAAAACAGGAAGGCGGGCTTCATGTCTTCACCGATGTGATAGCTCCGCACTCATATACAGTCATAGTGCTTGAGAAGCTATTTAACTTCTACCGTTACGGCGGGACGGGAAAATGGTTCACGTACACAAATATATTCAGCATTCTGAAAGCGGCGGGCGTTCATACCGCGTGGCTGTCCAACCAGGAGCGCAACACATTCTATTATCCGGGAACATTGTATTCAAATGCGTGTGATTTTGTGGCCTATGTTGATACGAGGTATGACTGGTATTTTGTGAGGTCTTATGACGGGGAGCTTCTGCCTCTTCTTGATGATGTCATAGAGAAAAGCGCGGAGAAAAATTTCTGCGTCCTTCACCTTATAGGAACGCACAGCGATTACAGCAAGAGATACCCGCCGGAATACGCGAAATTCACGGCCTCAGATATGACAGGAGGCTGGGACGGAATTACGGACAGACAGCAGCAAATCCGCGCAGAATACGACAATGCAATGCTCTACAATGATTTTATCGTTGACGAGATAATACGCCGATTTGAGGACAAGAACGCCGTCGTGATATATCTTTCGGATCACGGGCAGGAAGTTTTCGACGAGTACAATTTCATGTCGCACGGAGGGGAAGAGCCGTACCGCAACATTATCGAGATACCGTTCGTGATATGGACATCGCTGAAATTCCGCCAAGCATATCCGGAGCTTGAAGCAAGAATCGCCGCCAGCGTCAACCGCCCCTATATGACTGATGACATGATTCACACACTGCTTGACCTCATGGGAATCGAGACAGCCGAATATGACCCCGCAAAAAGCGTAATCAATCCCAATTTCGACTCCTCAAGACAACGCATATATGCCGGAATGCTTTACGACAAGGACAAAGGGCTTCATCATGTTCCCGGAATACATTTCGCGAACGATGCAAACCCCGGCGGAATGGTCATAGAGTAA
- a CDS encoding phosphoethanolamine transferase, translated as MHTTPHHCFVSSVLDWTERESPFIFWMFMLGLTYISRIMVNPIVALVDSEQIFRLIIDGIRILRVVIISVDLVLYVLLWNFRWIHSAVKAVIIGAGIIMIAADMVTLYYWRSLFDAQMLDILLVTTFNEGFEFAETFIADWVFILFMAGAVVVILIMYRLRKAVLLFTAIMIVTTFQEVIMFPAIFKEFYLTSHNANYLSIYRMASMIQTVRAEWHEYRAILDRKPKEITLTRNDSSIPYTVFILGEATTRNHMSLYGYNLPTTPNLVRRKQEGGLHVFTDVVAPHSYTIIVLQKLFNFYRYGGTEKWFTYTNIFSILKAAGVHTAWLSNQERNVYYYPGTVYESACDYVGYVETIFNWKRKKTYDGELLPLLDDFLKKSAEKNFCVIQLMGGHSDYSRRHPPEYAKFTASDMTGGYEGITDRQQQIRAEYDNAMLYNDFIVDEIIRRFEGKNAVVIYISDHGDEVFDSVDFMTHGGEKPYRNIIEIPFVIWTSPKFRQAYPELEARIASSVNRPYMTDDMIHTLLDITGIETPEYDPAKSVINPKFDSSRIRISSGKLYDKETGLHEIQ; from the coding sequence ATGCACACTACACCACACCACTGCTTTGTCTCCTCCGTTCTAGACTGGACGGAACGTGAGTCGCCGTTTATCTTCTGGATGTTTATGCTCGGACTCACCTATATTTCGCGGATAATGGTCAATCCCATAGTAGCTCTTGTTGACTCAGAACAGATTTTCCGGCTCATTATTGACGGAATCAGGATACTCCGCGTTGTAATAATTTCTGTAGACCTTGTGCTTTATGTCCTTTTGTGGAATTTCAGGTGGATTCACAGTGCTGTTAAAGCCGTCATCATAGGCGCGGGGATTATTATGATCGCTGCGGATATGGTAACTCTGTATTACTGGCGTAGCCTCTTTGACGCGCAGATGCTCGATATACTTCTTGTTACTACTTTCAATGAGGGCTTTGAGTTCGCGGAGACATTCATAGCCGACTGGGTATTCATTCTCTTCATGGCCGGAGCTGTCGTGGTAATCCTCATAATGTACCGCCTGCGGAAAGCCGTACTGCTTTTCACCGCCATAATGATTGTAACCACGTTTCAGGAAGTAATAATGTTCCCGGCGATATTCAAAGAGTTTTACCTCACATCGCACAATGCAAATTACCTCAGCATTTACCGCATGGCCTCAATGATTCAGACCGTCCGCGCTGAGTGGCACGAATACCGCGCTATTCTTGACAGAAAGCCCAAAGAGATCACACTGACCCGCAACGACTCCTCAATCCCCTACACGGTGTTCATACTCGGCGAGGCGACTACAAGAAATCACATGTCGCTTTACGGCTACAATCTTCCCACAACGCCGAACCTTGTCAGGCGCAAACAGGAAGGCGGGCTTCATGTCTTCACCGATGTCGTAGCACCTCATTCGTATACAATAATCGTCCTTCAGAAACTCTTTAACTTTTACCGTTATGGCGGGACAGAAAAATGGTTCACGTACACAAATATATTCAGCATTCTGAAAGCGGCGGGCGTTCATACCGCGTGGCTGTCTAACCAGGAACGGAACGTATACTATTATCCCGGAACAGTGTATGAGAGTGCGTGTGATTATGTCGGCTATGTAGAAACGATATTTAACTGGAAGCGCAAAAAGACTTATGACGGGGAGCTTCTGCCTCTTCTGGATGATTTCCTGAAGAAAAGCGCGGAGAAAAATTTCTGTGTCATTCAGCTTATGGGAGGACACAGCGATTACAGCAGGAGACATCCGCCGGAATATGCGAAATTCACGGCCTCAGATATGACAGGAGGCTATGAGGGGATTACGGACAGACAGCAGCAAATCCGCGCAGAATACGACAATGCAATGCTCTACAATGATTTTATCGTTGACGAGATAATACGCCGATTTGAGGGCAAGAACGCTGTAGTGATATACATATCGGATCACGGTGATGAAGTTTTCGACAGCGTTGATTTCATGACGCACGGAGGGGAGAAGCCGTACCGCAACATTATCGAGATACCGTTCGTGATATGGACATCTCCCAAGTTCCGACAGGCATACCCGGAACTTGAAGCCCGCATAGCCTCTAGCGTCAACCGCCCCTACATGACCGATGATATGATTCATACCCTGCTTGATATTACGGGCATCGAGACCCCGGAATATGACCCGGCGAAAAGTGTAATCAATCCCAAATTCGACTCGTCCCGAATCCGAATATCATCCGGGAAACTCTATGACAAGGAAACTGGACTCCATGAAATACAGTAA
- a CDS encoding diacylglycerol kinase — MKYSNIFSRLYHASQYSLDGLIHALRHEQAFRQEAGTLALLCGVILWLDVPAFRAVLLIGAWLMVMCFELVNSAVEKAFDLIDENFRPEIKAGKDMLSLSVGIMIFFNVILWAVLICDNIG; from the coding sequence ATGAAATACAGTAATATATTCTCGCGGCTTTACCATGCCTCGCAGTATTCGCTTGACGGACTAATTCACGCCCTAAGACATGAGCAGGCTTTCAGGCAGGAGGCAGGAACTCTGGCACTTCTCTGCGGTGTGATTCTGTGGCTTGATGTCCCGGCTTTTAGGGCAGTGCTTCTCATAGGCGCGTGGCTTATGGTGATGTGCTTTGAGCTTGTGAACAGCGCAGTGGAAAAAGCGTTTGACCTAATCGACGAAAATTTCAGGCCGGAAATAAAAGCGGGAAAAGATATGCTCTCGCTTTCAGTCGGGATAATGATATTCTTCAACGTAATATTATGGGCGGTACTCATCTGTGATAATATAGGCTGA
- a CDS encoding DnaJ domain-containing protein, which yields MGLSPGATADDIHSAFRKLARELHPDVTGQKDNTRFQQVTGAYTLLKTLAPDELESLAETLPEKEKERVRKAEIKRREEAERLARSAKIDSILTKYETDLREYCASRKSGDDSGMKALILRMKSGKPGVINAALKHSAPFANRVEFRKALTEILKRPEIDPSTAEIAASLPFDDKTRRTIALDTSGNAANFPAGLIISLIGNDPDSMESMLLHAEPENISVILRRWPAGKSMNDGIIRTLLASDDMRILVPLLGAMRTNFPKSAQKHRKRLQELENHPAAAVRAWARKLL from the coding sequence TTGGGACTGTCTCCCGGCGCAACAGCTGATGACATTCATTCGGCGTTCAGGAAATTAGCCCGCGAGCTTCACCCCGATGTTACAGGGCAGAAGGATAACACGCGTTTTCAGCAGGTTACGGGAGCTTATACCCTGCTGAAGACTCTTGCGCCCGATGAGCTTGAGTCCCTCGCTGAAACTCTCCCGGAGAAAGAGAAAGAGCGAGTCCGAAAAGCCGAGATTAAACGCCGCGAGGAAGCCGAAAGATTAGCGCGGTCAGCAAAAATTGACAGCATACTCACGAAATACGAGACCGATTTACGGGAATATTGCGCCAGCAGGAAATCAGGCGATGACTCCGGCATGAAGGCACTAATCCTCCGAATGAAGTCCGGCAAGCCCGGAGTCATCAATGCCGCCCTGAAACATTCCGCACCTTTCGCCAATCGTGTAGAGTTCCGAAAAGCACTGACCGAGATTCTGAAGCGTCCCGAAATTGACCCGTCAACCGCAGAGATTGCCGCCTCCCTTCCTTTTGACGACAAGACGCGCCGGACTATAGCCCTCGACACATCTGGGAATGCCGCAAATTTCCCCGCAGGACTAATCATCAGCCTTATAGGGAATGACCCGGACTCAATGGAAAGCATGTTGCTTCACGCAGAGCCGGAAAATATTTCGGTGATACTGCGCCGATGGCCTGCGGGAAAATCCATGAATGACGGAATTATACGGACTCTTCTTGCCTCTGATGACATGCGTATACTTGTGCCGTTACTGGGCGCAATGAGGACGAATTTCCCAAAGTCAGCCCAAAAACACAGGAAACGCCTTCAGGAATTGGAGAACCATCCCGCCGCGGCTGTTCGTGCCTGGGCGAGGAAATTATTATAG